From Aristaeella lactis, the proteins below share one genomic window:
- a CDS encoding NAD(P)-dependent malic enzyme, translating to MNYAEESLRLHGEWQGKIEVVSRVPVKTKDDLSLAYTPGVAQPCLEIQKDYNKSFTLTRRHNLVAVVTDGTAVLGLGDIGPEAGMPVMEGKCALFKAFGDVDAFPICIRSKDVDEIVRTIYLISGSFGGINLEDIAAPRCFEIERRLKELCDIPVFHDDQHGTAVVVGAALINALKVVKKDIGEAKVVINGAGSAGIAIGKHLLNLGVKHMKMVDRFGILCEGEQMNPAQEAMAKITNPEKFSGKLADAMKGADVFIGVSAPHIVSQDMVRSMAEGPIIFPMANPTPEIEPDEALAAGAAVVGTGRSDHPNQINNVMCFPGLFRGALDVRATDINEEMKMAASLALAGLVSDEELKSDYILPLAFDKRIGPAVAAAVAKAARESGVARI from the coding sequence TTGAATTACGCTGAGGAGTCCCTGCGCCTGCATGGCGAATGGCAGGGTAAAATTGAAGTGGTTTCCCGTGTTCCCGTTAAAACAAAAGACGACCTTTCCCTTGCCTACACCCCCGGCGTTGCCCAGCCCTGCCTGGAGATCCAGAAGGATTACAACAAATCCTTCACGCTGACCCGCAGGCATAACCTGGTTGCCGTCGTTACGGACGGTACCGCGGTCCTCGGCCTGGGTGACATCGGTCCGGAAGCCGGTATGCCCGTTATGGAAGGCAAATGCGCCCTGTTCAAGGCCTTCGGCGATGTGGACGCCTTCCCGATCTGTATCCGCAGCAAGGATGTGGATGAGATCGTACGCACCATCTACCTGATCTCCGGAAGCTTCGGCGGTATCAACCTGGAAGACATCGCCGCTCCCCGCTGCTTCGAGATCGAACGCCGGCTGAAGGAGCTCTGCGACATCCCCGTATTCCACGATGACCAGCACGGTACCGCCGTGGTTGTGGGCGCCGCGCTGATCAACGCTCTGAAAGTAGTCAAAAAAGACATCGGCGAAGCGAAAGTGGTCATCAACGGCGCCGGCAGCGCGGGCATTGCCATCGGCAAACACCTGCTGAACCTGGGCGTGAAGCATATGAAGATGGTGGACCGTTTCGGCATCCTGTGCGAAGGCGAACAGATGAACCCCGCCCAGGAAGCCATGGCGAAGATCACCAACCCGGAAAAATTCTCCGGAAAACTGGCGGACGCGATGAAGGGCGCGGATGTATTCATCGGCGTCAGCGCGCCGCACATTGTCAGCCAGGATATGGTTCGCTCCATGGCGGAAGGCCCGATCATCTTCCCGATGGCCAACCCCACCCCGGAAATTGAGCCCGATGAAGCGCTGGCTGCCGGAGCCGCTGTGGTCGGTACCGGACGGAGCGATCATCCCAACCAGATCAACAACGTAATGTGCTTCCCCGGCCTGTTCCGCGGCGCGCTGGACGTCCGTGCCACAGACATCAACGAGGAAATGAAGATGGCGGCCTCCCTGGCCCTGGCCGGTCTGGTCTCCGATGAAGAACTGAAATCCGACTATATTCTCCCCCTGGCCTTTGACAAACGTATCGGACCCGCCGTGGCAGCGGCGGTTGCGAAGGCAGCCCGCGAGAGCGGAGTTGCCAGGATCTGA
- a CDS encoding single-stranded DNA-binding protein — protein sequence MNKLTIIGNLTRDPELRTTTSGVNVCSFTVAVNRRNRRDDQNGQPEADFFRVTAWRQLADICSKYLAKGRKVCVVGAVSVHTYTGNDGTTRASLEVTADDVEFLSARNENEAAGGYSAPAAPEAHSADSQAAGFTAVETDELPF from the coding sequence ATGAATAAGCTGACAATCATCGGAAATCTGACCCGTGATCCTGAGCTCCGTACCACCACAAGCGGTGTGAACGTCTGCTCCTTCACGGTTGCCGTTAACCGCCGGAACCGCAGGGATGACCAGAACGGCCAGCCCGAAGCGGATTTCTTCCGTGTCACTGCCTGGCGTCAGCTGGCTGACATCTGTTCGAAGTATCTGGCAAAAGGCCGTAAGGTTTGCGTTGTCGGTGCCGTCAGCGTGCACACTTACACCGGGAACGACGGGACAACCCGCGCGAGCCTGGAAGTGACCGCCGATGATGTGGAATTCCTTTCTGCCCGGAATGAAAACGAAGCCGCAGGCGGCTACAGTGCCCCTGCCGCTCCGGAAGCACACTCTGCTGATTCCCAGGCAGCCGGTTTCACCGCTGTTGAAACCGATGAACTGCCGTTCTAA
- a CDS encoding AEC family transporter has translation MLESFMVAFNAVAPFLILLGIGFGAVRLKLADRAFMDRLNALNYRLFFPFLMFNNVYSAKPENMPSVKLMLTGALSVILLVILLVIIVPKFVKENPRRGVVIQGIFRSNFIIYGIPLTTYVFGTEKSSVCGMMIMIMVSIFNIAAVIVLELFREGGKIRPGMLLLGIVKNPLLQGCVVGLLFYLLQIRLPSFIAAPVSSLAGAATTVALVVLGANLKFDELKKNRRTISAVLVIRLILLPVVMVTFAYLIGLRGVELFLMLMIFGTPVATSSYPMAQNMGGDGQLAGQLVFVSTVASLATIFVFIFTLSRLGLLA, from the coding sequence ATGCTGGAAAGCTTTATGGTCGCTTTCAACGCGGTGGCGCCGTTTCTGATCCTGCTGGGGATCGGGTTCGGTGCGGTCCGGCTGAAACTGGCGGACCGGGCGTTCATGGACCGGCTGAACGCGCTGAATTACCGGCTCTTTTTTCCTTTCCTGATGTTCAATAACGTCTACAGCGCGAAACCGGAGAATATGCCTTCTGTAAAGCTCATGCTTACAGGCGCGCTGTCGGTGATCCTCCTGGTGATCCTGCTGGTCATCATCGTTCCGAAGTTTGTGAAGGAGAATCCCCGCCGGGGCGTGGTGATCCAGGGGATCTTCCGCAGCAATTTCATTATCTACGGTATTCCGCTGACAACCTATGTCTTCGGAACGGAAAAATCTTCTGTCTGCGGCATGATGATCATGATCATGGTTTCCATCTTCAACATTGCCGCGGTGATCGTGCTGGAACTGTTCCGGGAAGGCGGGAAGATCCGTCCCGGCATGCTCCTGCTCGGCATCGTAAAGAACCCGCTGCTGCAGGGCTGCGTTGTCGGTCTTCTTTTCTACCTGCTGCAGATCAGGCTTCCCTCTTTCATTGCTGCACCGGTATCCTCGCTGGCGGGGGCGGCTACTACTGTGGCCCTGGTGGTGCTTGGAGCAAACCTGAAGTTTGATGAACTGAAAAAGAACCGCCGGACGATCAGCGCTGTCCTGGTGATCCGCCTCATTCTCCTGCCGGTGGTCATGGTCACCTTCGCGTACCTGATCGGCCTGCGGGGTGTGGAATTGTTCCTGATGCTGATGATCTTCGGAACTCCTGTTGCCACTTCCTCCTATCCCATGGCCCAGAATATGGGAGGGGACGGACAGCTTGCCGGCCAGCTGGTCTTCGTCAGTACGGTGGCTTCCCTTGCGACCATCTTTGTGTTTATCTTTACACTGTCCCGGCTGGGTCTCCT
- a CDS encoding TraX family protein, whose protein sequence is MEASVLPRDRKPAGNTATTWLKVIALVFMFIDHAGKMIFPQYEEMRILGRIAFPLYAWCMIVGFHYTRSVPKYLLRILVTGLVSQPLYMLALSHTWSQPNIFLTLFLGLCALWGIREKKYLSHLWAPAAALALASILRADYGWRGVLLFIMLYAVQDSRPGIAAVMTAYALFWASFYGVTKSLFGLTVDLGTLPGFLSQPLSSLMRMQGYILLALPLILIPFKKDLKLPRWVGYALYPAHLAVLYALEQIIK, encoded by the coding sequence ATGGAAGCATCTGTTCTGCCCCGGGACCGCAAACCAGCAGGCAACACCGCCACCACCTGGCTGAAGGTCATCGCGCTGGTGTTCATGTTCATTGACCACGCGGGCAAAATGATCTTTCCCCAGTACGAGGAGATGCGGATCCTTGGCCGTATTGCTTTCCCGCTCTACGCCTGGTGCATGATCGTCGGCTTTCACTATACCCGCAGCGTACCGAAATACCTGCTGAGGATCCTGGTGACCGGCCTGGTCTCCCAGCCGCTGTATATGCTCGCCCTGAGCCACACCTGGAGCCAGCCCAATATCTTCCTGACCCTTTTCCTGGGCCTTTGCGCCTTGTGGGGAATCCGGGAAAAGAAATATCTGAGTCATCTCTGGGCGCCGGCAGCCGCACTGGCCCTTGCTTCAATCCTTAGAGCGGATTACGGCTGGAGAGGCGTACTGCTGTTTATAATGCTGTACGCAGTACAGGACAGCCGTCCCGGGATCGCCGCGGTAATGACTGCCTATGCCCTGTTCTGGGCTTCCTTCTACGGCGTCACCAAAAGCCTTTTCGGTCTGACTGTTGACCTGGGCACACTGCCGGGCTTCCTGTCCCAGCCGCTGTCATCGCTGATGCGGATGCAGGGCTATATCCTGCTGGCCCTGCCGCTGATCCTGATCCCCTTCAAAAAAGACCTGAAACTGCCCCGCTGGGTGGGATACGCGCTGTATCCCGCACACCTGGCGGTGCTGTATGCGCTGGAGCAGATCATAAAGTGA
- the rpsF gene encoding 30S ribosomal protein S6, which produces MMNRYEMIYIIDADLEEAARKELIEKVSALITNNGGEIEKVDETWGKRRLAYAIDYKTEGWYVLVNFTAPVELPRELERNLQINENVLRYLVIKLVEKRSSVKPRAEKPAPVAAPVEEAPVAEEAAPVAEAAEEAPAADAE; this is translated from the coding sequence ATGATGAACAGGTATGAAATGATCTACATCATCGACGCCGATCTGGAGGAAGCTGCTCGCAAAGAGCTGATCGAAAAGGTTTCCGCGCTGATCACAAACAACGGTGGTGAGATCGAGAAAGTCGACGAAACATGGGGCAAGCGCCGCCTGGCCTATGCGATCGACTACAAGACCGAAGGCTGGTACGTCCTGGTGAACTTCACTGCACCGGTCGAACTGCCCCGCGAGCTCGAGCGTAACCTGCAGATCAACGAGAACGTTCTCCGTTATCTCGTGATCAAGCTGGTCGAGAAGCGTTCTTCGGTGAAGCCCCGCGCTGAAAAGCCGGCTCCCGTTGCCGCTCCCGTGGAAGAAGCTCCCGTTGCTGAGGAAGCCGCTCCTGTTGCTGAAGCTGCAGAAGAAGCTCCCGCTGCTGACGCAGAGTAA
- the scfB gene encoding thioether cross-link-forming SCIFF peptide maturase has product MIHRYHLDDWYIVIDTCSGSVHVVDEIAYEIIGCYEQKSREEIVAEMAARFGEDPAEIGECWEQVTALKEQGTLFSPDVFEPMAGELKQKTAGVVKALCLHVAHTCNLNCAYCFASQGKYHGDRAVMSYEVGKQALDFLVAHSGTRRNLEVDFFGGEPLMNFDVVKQLVAYARGIEKEKNKNFRFTLTTNGMLIDDDVIDFANREMSNVVLSLDGRKEIHDRCRVDYAGNGSWERIVPKFQKLVKAREGKNYYMRGTFTHANPDFLEDIKTMLDLGFTELSMEPVVCAENDPAALTQEDLPVVLKQYEDLARLMLQRKREGRPFTFYHYMLDLSGGPCIYKRISGCGSGTEYMAVTPWGDLYPCHQFVGEEAFRLGDVWQGVTNTAVQQEFASCNVYAREECRDCWAKLYCSGGCAANAYHATGSVRGVYKYGCELFRKRMECAIMLQAAMQADEEEQDGNADL; this is encoded by the coding sequence ATGATTCATCGTTATCATCTGGACGACTGGTATATCGTCATTGACACCTGTTCCGGCTCTGTGCACGTGGTGGACGAGATCGCCTATGAGATCATCGGCTGCTATGAACAGAAATCCCGTGAGGAGATCGTCGCGGAAATGGCTGCCCGCTTCGGGGAGGATCCCGCGGAGATCGGGGAATGCTGGGAACAGGTCACGGCCCTGAAGGAGCAGGGAACCCTGTTCTCTCCGGACGTGTTTGAGCCTATGGCCGGGGAGCTGAAGCAGAAGACCGCCGGCGTGGTGAAGGCCCTGTGCCTCCACGTTGCCCATACCTGCAACCTGAACTGCGCCTACTGCTTTGCCAGCCAGGGCAAGTATCACGGGGACCGGGCTGTCATGTCCTATGAGGTGGGCAAGCAGGCACTGGATTTCCTGGTGGCCCATTCCGGAACCCGGCGCAACCTGGAAGTGGACTTCTTCGGCGGTGAACCGCTGATGAACTTTGACGTGGTGAAGCAGCTGGTGGCCTATGCCCGCGGCATCGAAAAGGAAAAGAACAAGAATTTCCGTTTCACCCTGACCACCAACGGTATGCTGATCGATGATGATGTGATCGACTTTGCCAACCGGGAGATGAGCAATGTGGTGCTCAGCCTGGACGGCCGGAAGGAGATCCATGACCGCTGCCGGGTGGACTATGCCGGCAACGGCAGCTGGGAACGGATTGTACCGAAGTTCCAAAAGCTGGTCAAAGCCCGGGAGGGAAAGAACTACTATATGCGGGGTACCTTTACCCACGCGAACCCGGACTTCCTGGAAGATATCAAAACCATGCTGGACCTGGGCTTTACGGAACTGAGCATGGAACCTGTGGTCTGCGCGGAGAACGATCCGGCGGCCCTGACGCAGGAAGACCTGCCCGTCGTCCTGAAGCAGTATGAAGACCTTGCCCGCCTGATGCTGCAGCGGAAGCGGGAAGGACGGCCCTTTACCTTCTATCACTACATGCTGGACCTTTCCGGCGGCCCGTGTATTTACAAGCGGATCTCCGGCTGCGGTTCCGGTACGGAATATATGGCGGTTACCCCCTGGGGCGACCTGTATCCCTGCCATCAGTTCGTGGGCGAGGAAGCCTTCCGCCTGGGCGATGTCTGGCAGGGCGTAACCAATACCGCCGTGCAGCAGGAATTTGCTTCCTGCAACGTTTATGCCCGGGAAGAATGCCGGGACTGCTGGGCAAAACTGTACTGCTCCGGCGGCTGCGCGGCGAACGCCTACCATGCCACCGGCTCTGTCCGGGGTGTGTATAAGTACGGCTGTGAACTGTTCCGCAAACGGATGGAGTGCGCGATCATGCTGCAGGCCGCCATGCAGGCGGATGAGGAAGAACAGGATGGAAACGCCGATCTGTGA
- a CDS encoding PP2C family protein-serine/threonine phosphatase, with protein sequence MKDRKPGSSMAFRLIGSIVLLLAVFGIVVSSLGFLIFTNSIVEEYTGSTYRMADTATALVNGNHLDAYLAGEETAEYEQTRGWLDSYCRSMGVSLIYVIRVDRNDYGSFVSVFNAVNNSVDNTAYTEWECGYRRNATNKEYSAKYRALYEKESVHETIFRRSTTGAIHPHITSMVPVRNDAGEVEAILCIQRPIREIDDARRPYLITVGIITVLMAAAAALLAALYLRKQFVRPIRRISDEATRFARENTLAEPLGQISRYSEISSLAGSIDTMEKDMVKYIDNLTTITADKERIVTELNLARTIQANSIPNVFPAFPDRKDLDIFASMTPARQVGGDFYNFFFVDSDHLAMVIGDVSGKGIPAALFMMVTNILISDRTMMGGTPGEILTFVNQSICEHNKAEMFVTVWLGILEVSTGKLTASNAGHEYPVLLRAGGCFELLKDKHGFVVGGMDGIVYKDYELRLQPGDKLFVYTDGVPEASDADHRLFGTERMISALNTDPAASPEQILGNVRAAVDHFVKDAEQFDDLTMLCVELKEN encoded by the coding sequence ATGAAGGACAGGAAACCGGGTTCCAGCATGGCGTTCCGGCTGATCGGATCGATCGTGCTTCTGCTTGCGGTGTTCGGTATAGTTGTCAGCTCGCTTGGTTTCCTGATCTTTACCAATTCGATCGTGGAGGAGTATACCGGTTCCACCTACCGTATGGCGGATACCGCTACGGCGCTGGTTAACGGGAATCACCTGGATGCCTACCTGGCCGGAGAGGAAACCGCAGAATATGAGCAGACCCGGGGATGGCTGGATTCCTACTGCCGGTCCATGGGCGTTTCGCTGATCTATGTGATCCGGGTGGACAGGAATGATTACGGCAGTTTTGTATCGGTTTTCAACGCTGTGAACAACAGCGTGGATAATACAGCCTATACGGAATGGGAATGCGGTTACCGGCGGAATGCCACCAACAAGGAGTACAGCGCGAAATATCGGGCGTTGTATGAAAAGGAATCCGTGCATGAAACGATTTTCCGCCGCAGCACAACGGGCGCCATTCACCCGCATATCACTTCCATGGTGCCGGTCCGGAACGATGCCGGTGAAGTGGAGGCTATCCTCTGTATACAGCGGCCGATCCGGGAGATCGATGATGCGCGGCGGCCTTACCTGATTACTGTCGGGATCATTACCGTGCTGATGGCTGCGGCCGCGGCGCTGCTTGCTGCCCTGTACCTCAGGAAGCAGTTCGTCCGGCCGATCCGGAGGATCTCCGATGAAGCCACCCGTTTTGCCAGGGAAAACACCCTGGCGGAACCGCTGGGACAGATCAGCAGGTATTCCGAGATATCCAGCCTCGCGGGTTCCATTGATACCATGGAAAAAGACATGGTGAAGTATATAGATAACCTGACGACCATTACGGCGGATAAGGAAAGGATCGTTACGGAGCTGAACCTGGCCCGGACGATCCAGGCCAATTCCATTCCGAATGTGTTCCCGGCATTTCCGGACCGGAAAGACCTGGATATTTTCGCCTCTATGACCCCTGCCCGGCAGGTCGGCGGTGACTTCTACAACTTTTTCTTTGTCGACAGCGATCACCTGGCCATGGTCATCGGAGATGTGTCAGGAAAAGGGATTCCCGCGGCCCTGTTTATGATGGTCACCAATATCCTCATCAGTGACCGGACGATGATGGGCGGCACCCCGGGGGAGATCCTGACTTTTGTCAATCAAAGCATCTGTGAGCATAACAAGGCGGAGATGTTTGTGACTGTCTGGCTGGGGATCCTGGAGGTGTCCACGGGAAAGCTTACCGCGTCAAACGCCGGCCATGAATACCCGGTGCTGCTGCGGGCAGGCGGCTGTTTTGAACTGCTGAAGGACAAACACGGATTTGTTGTCGGCGGCATGGACGGCATAGTATATAAGGACTATGAACTGAGGCTGCAGCCCGGGGACAAGCTGTTTGTATATACAGACGGGGTTCCGGAGGCTTCGGACGCGGATCACCGGCTGTTCGGGACGGAACGGATGATCAGTGCCCTGAATACGGATCCGGCCGCTTCGCCGGAACAGATCCTGGGTAACGTCCGGGCTGCGGTGGACCACTTTGTCAAAGACGCGGAACAATTTGACGACCTGACGATGCTGTGCGTGGAACTGAAAGAGAATTAA
- a CDS encoding Dabb family protein: MIRHIVMFKIKDEFKDEIPQLVKNFYGMKGKIEGMVSLEAGADFLHSERSYDLALITEFKTREAFNAYQTHPVHMPVKKRMHEVRSASVACDYEILEP, encoded by the coding sequence ATGATCCGTCATATCGTTATGTTCAAGATCAAGGATGAATTCAAGGATGAGATCCCCCAGCTGGTAAAGAACTTTTACGGCATGAAGGGAAAAATTGAGGGAATGGTCAGCCTGGAAGCCGGCGCGGACTTCCTGCACAGCGAACGTTCCTATGACCTGGCCCTGATCACTGAGTTCAAAACCCGGGAAGCTTTCAACGCCTACCAGACCCACCCGGTACACATGCCGGTGAAAAAACGCATGCATGAGGTGCGCAGCGCTTCCGTTGCCTGCGACTATGAGATCCTGGAGCCTTAA
- the rpsR gene encoding 30S ribosomal protein S18, with protein MSEDRGERRPRPRGGRRPRRKVCSFCVDKIEYIDYKDINRLRRFTNERGKILPRRMSGNCAKHQRQLGEAIKRARAIALMPYTVE; from the coding sequence ATGTCTGAAGATCGTGGCGAAAGAAGGCCGCGCCCCCGCGGAGGACGTCGTCCCCGCCGGAAGGTTTGCAGCTTCTGCGTTGACAAGATTGAATACATCGATTACAAGGATATCAACCGTCTGCGCCGTTTCACCAACGAGCGCGGCAAGATCCTGCCCCGCCGGATGAGCGGCAACTGCGCCAAGCATCAGCGTCAGCTGGGCGAGGCCATCAAGCGCGCACGTGCCATCGCCTTGATGCCCTACACGGTGGAATAA
- a CDS encoding amino acid decarboxylase produces METPICDFVRAYAESRPVRMHMPGHKGSPQVGPEALDLTEIEGADVLYRSEGIIRRSEENAAALFGAARTVYSAEGSSLCIRAMLYLAMLTAKEKGVPPRLLAGRNAHRTLMTAAALLDLEVDWLLPGPGEDLLSCAVTADILEKELDKGPYMAVYLTSPDYLGRRADLRVAAEVCHRRGVPLLVDNAHGAYLKFLPEDEHPITLGADACCDSAHKTLPCLTGAAYLHLSAHAPAGWAERAEQAMSLFASTSPSYLILQSLDRMNGELAGEYPARLRGAAEKLAEIKKSLLSEGWMTVGDEPMKLTLRAAARGYTGAELHGILRAKGIECEFADREYLVMMPSPETTDEDFSRLLSALREIPRREPLADEPPALPAPEKACSIREAMFSPRKTVPADQAVGRILADACVSCPPAVPVIIAGERITPQAAECMKYYGITECECVL; encoded by the coding sequence ATGGAAACGCCGATCTGTGATTTTGTCCGGGCTTACGCGGAATCCCGCCCTGTGCGCATGCATATGCCGGGACATAAGGGAAGCCCGCAGGTGGGGCCGGAGGCGCTGGACCTGACGGAGATCGAGGGGGCGGACGTGCTGTACCGCTCCGAAGGGATTATCCGCCGGAGTGAGGAAAACGCCGCGGCCCTTTTTGGCGCTGCCCGTACGGTTTATTCCGCGGAGGGTTCCTCCCTGTGTATTCGGGCCATGCTTTATCTGGCGATGCTGACCGCGAAGGAGAAAGGGGTTCCGCCGCGGCTGCTGGCCGGCCGGAATGCCCACCGCACCCTGATGACTGCCGCGGCGCTGCTGGATCTGGAGGTGGACTGGCTCCTGCCCGGACCGGGGGAGGATCTGCTCTCCTGCGCGGTGACAGCGGACATACTGGAAAAAGAACTGGATAAAGGACCGTATATGGCGGTCTACCTGACCTCTCCGGACTACCTGGGAAGACGTGCTGACCTGCGGGTCGCGGCAGAGGTGTGCCACCGCCGCGGCGTACCGCTGCTGGTGGACAATGCCCACGGGGCTTATCTGAAGTTCCTGCCTGAGGATGAACATCCCATCACCCTCGGGGCGGATGCCTGCTGCGATTCAGCCCATAAGACCCTGCCCTGCCTGACCGGCGCGGCTTATCTGCATTTATCCGCGCATGCTCCTGCCGGCTGGGCGGAACGGGCGGAACAGGCCATGTCCCTGTTTGCCTCCACCAGCCCCTCCTATCTGATCCTGCAGTCGCTGGACCGGATGAACGGGGAGCTGGCCGGGGAATATCCCGCCCGCCTGCGCGGGGCTGCGGAAAAACTGGCCGAAATAAAAAAGTCCCTCCTTTCGGAAGGCTGGATGACCGTCGGAGATGAACCGATGAAGCTGACGCTCCGGGCTGCTGCCCGGGGATATACCGGTGCGGAACTGCACGGGATTCTGCGGGCAAAAGGGATCGAGTGCGAGTTTGCGGACCGGGAATACCTGGTGATGATGCCTTCTCCGGAGACTACTGACGAAGATTTTTCCCGCCTGCTTTCCGCCCTGCGGGAGATTCCGCGGCGGGAACCGCTGGCGGATGAGCCGCCGGCGCTGCCTGCGCCGGAGAAAGCCTGTTCCATCCGGGAAGCCATGTTTTCCCCACGGAAAACTGTACCGGCGGATCAGGCCGTTGGCAGGATCCTGGCGGATGCCTGTGTCAGCTGTCCGCCCGCTGTTCCTGTGATTATTGCGGGAGAACGGATTACGCCGCAGGCCGCGGAATGCATGAAATACTACGGCATCACAGAATGCGAATGCGTTTTGTAA
- a CDS encoding 2-hydroxycarboxylate transporter family protein produces the protein MTTVPKEKKPFQLFNLPLPIFLIITAVTIAATYLGVLPVGMTGCFLFMIVLGTILGWIGDHTPIIKDFLGGGAIVCIFGSALLVYFGILPAAKTVDGATVYNMTLPFGKLDLVGGITKFFKGDGAFLDWYIAALITGSILGMNRKLLMKAAARYFPAIFGGLILAFGLCCGIAAIMGYPVMNALLLIALPIMGGGMGAGATPLSKIFESSSAMSAEQALSVMTPAVAIGNAVSIVLAGILVKVIKGKMNGNGALMQAGSIDPKELEISPEMQAKRNALSLPNMGIGLLVSGAFFAWGFILAGAWKALGTGITIHAYAWMIITVAICKITNIIPERIEIACYQWFQFIMKNLTNMLLVGIGICYLEISTVISSFSVTYLVLCAATCIGAFVGAALIGKLVGFYPFESGVTAGLCMSNMGGTGDVAVLSAANRMELMPFAQISSRLGGAIILLLASLMLSVLSQFIVV, from the coding sequence GTGACTACCGTACCCAAGGAGAAAAAACCGTTCCAGCTGTTTAACCTTCCCCTGCCGATCTTCCTGATCATCACCGCGGTCACAATCGCAGCCACATACCTGGGAGTGCTGCCCGTAGGCATGACCGGCTGCTTCCTGTTTATGATCGTACTGGGAACGATCCTTGGCTGGATCGGCGACCATACCCCGATCATCAAGGACTTCCTCGGCGGCGGTGCTATCGTCTGTATTTTCGGTTCCGCGCTGCTGGTCTATTTCGGAATTCTCCCGGCTGCCAAAACCGTGGACGGAGCAACGGTCTACAACATGACCCTCCCCTTCGGCAAGCTGGATCTTGTCGGCGGAATCACCAAGTTCTTTAAGGGTGACGGCGCGTTCCTGGACTGGTACATCGCCGCCCTGATCACCGGTTCCATCCTGGGCATGAACCGGAAGCTGCTGATGAAAGCCGCTGCCCGGTACTTCCCCGCCATCTTCGGCGGCCTGATCCTGGCCTTCGGCCTGTGCTGCGGCATCGCCGCAATCATGGGCTATCCGGTCATGAACGCCCTGCTGCTGATCGCCCTGCCGATCATGGGCGGCGGCATGGGTGCCGGCGCGACCCCGCTTTCCAAGATCTTTGAATCCAGCAGCGCCATGAGCGCTGAACAGGCTCTGTCCGTCATGACTCCGGCCGTTGCCATCGGCAACGCGGTCTCCATCGTGCTGGCCGGTATCCTGGTCAAAGTCATCAAGGGCAAGATGAACGGCAACGGTGCCCTGATGCAGGCCGGCTCCATCGATCCGAAGGAACTGGAGATCAGTCCTGAAATGCAGGCCAAGCGCAACGCGCTGAGTCTTCCCAATATGGGTATCGGCCTGCTGGTTTCCGGTGCGTTCTTCGCCTGGGGCTTCATCCTGGCAGGCGCCTGGAAGGCCCTCGGCACCGGCATCACCATTCATGCCTACGCCTGGATGATCATCACGGTCGCGATCTGCAAGATCACCAACATCATCCCCGAGCGGATCGAGATCGCCTGCTACCAGTGGTTCCAGTTCATCATGAAGAACCTGACAAACATGCTGCTGGTCGGTATCGGTATCTGCTACCTGGAGATCTCCACAGTGATCTCTTCCTTCAGCGTCACCTACCTGGTCCTGTGCGCGGCCACCTGTATCGGTGCCTTCGTCGGCGCGGCGCTGATCGGTAAGCTGGTGGGCTTCTATCCCTTCGAATCCGGCGTCACCGCCGGCCTGTGCATGTCCAACATGGGCGGTACCGGCGACGTGGCTGTGCTGTCCGCCGCAAACCGGATGGAACTGATGCCCTTCGCGCAGATCTCCTCCCGCCTGGGCGGCGCGATCATCCTGCTGCTGGCCAGCCTGATGCTGTCCGTCCTGTCCCAGTTCATTGTGGTATAA
- the scfA gene encoding six-cysteine ranthipeptide SCIFF — translation MKHIKTLNTRNLCESAKKGGCGECQTSCQSACKTSCGIANQQCENKKESAK, via the coding sequence ATGAAACATATTAAGACTCTGAATACCCGTAATCTCTGTGAAAGCGCCAAGAAGGGCGGCTGCGGCGAATGCCAGACGTCCTGCCAGTCCGCCTGCAAGACCAGCTGCGGTATCGCCAATCAGCAGTGCGAAAACAAAAAGGAAAGCGCGAAGTAA